The following proteins are co-located in the Helicobacter pylori genome:
- the lptA gene encoding lipopolysaccharide transport periplasmic protein LptA, producing MRWWCVLVCCFGILSVMSAQKTDNKGLKKERELLEITGNKFVANDKTKTAVIQGNVQIKKGKDRLFADKVSVFLNDKRKPERYEATGNTHFNIFTEDNREISGSADKLIYNALNGEYKLLQNAVVREVGKSNVITGDEIILNKTKGYADVLGSAKRPAKFVFDMEDISEENRKAKLKKKGAKEKP from the coding sequence ATGCGTTGGTGGTGTGTTCTTGTGTGTTGTTTTGGTATTTTAAGCGTGATGAGCGCTCAAAAAACAGATAATAAAGGTTTGAAAAAAGAAAGAGAACTTTTAGAAATTACTGGCAACAAATTTGTAGCGAATGACAAAACAAAAACCGCCGTTATTCAAGGCAATGTGCAGATCAAAAAAGGTAAAGACCGGTTGTTTGCGGATAAGGTGAGCGTGTTTTTAAACGATAAACGAAAGCCAGAGCGCTATGAAGCCACAGGGAACACGCATTTTAACATCTTTACAGAGGATAATCGTGAAATCAGCGGGAGCGCTGACAAGCTCATTTATAACGCGCTGAATGGGGAATACAAATTGTTGCAAAATGCGGTGGTTAGAGAAGTGGGGAAATCCAATGTCATCACCGGTGATGAAATCATTTTAAACAAAACTAAGGGTTATGCTGATGTGTTGGGGAGCGCGAAACGGCCCGCTAAGTTTGTGTTTGATATGGAAGATATTAGTGAAGAAAATCGTAAGGCTAAATTGAAGAAGAAAGGCGCTAAGGAAAAACCATGA
- a CDS encoding KdsC family phosphatase, whose amino-acid sequence MIKLLLLDVDGTLTDGSLYFDENFHEIKAFNVKDGLGMTLWQKLGKKIAIITGRTSIMVKKRMESLGVQFVFMGVENKGVVVERLKKDLQLSAQEIACVGDDYNDLGMFKACTLSFAPFDAHPLLKSKAYKVLQNSGGKGAVREAIDYLLTLEGLQDEVLKLYL is encoded by the coding sequence ATGATTAAGTTATTGCTTTTAGATGTGGATGGCACGCTCACAGACGGATCGTTGTATTTTGATGAAAATTTTCACGAGATCAAGGCTTTTAATGTCAAAGACGGGCTTGGCATGACGCTATGGCAAAAATTGGGCAAAAAAATCGCTATCATTACAGGAAGAACTTCAATAATGGTCAAAAAACGCATGGAGAGTTTGGGCGTTCAGTTTGTTTTTATGGGCGTTGAAAATAAAGGCGTGGTTGTGGAGCGGCTCAAAAAAGACTTGCAATTAAGTGCACAAGAAATCGCATGCGTAGGCGATGATTATAACGATTTGGGCATGTTTAAAGCATGCACTTTGAGTTTCGCTCCTTTTGATGCGCACCCCTTGCTTAAAAGCAAGGCCTATAAAGTGTTGCAAAATTCAGGGGGCAAGGGGGCTGTTAGGGAAGCGATTGATTATCTTTTAACATTAGAAGGCTTGCAAGATGAAGTGCTCAAGCTTTACCTCTAA
- a CDS encoding septal ring lytic transglycosylase RlpA family protein — protein sequence MGLALKKVCFLGVIFLISACAVKKEGIKNLSYKHESLRAYENAKDYDPTTKKATYKRNFFERHFKHHSDSQDSNTKQPLDNGMRDSSAIQRATMRPYQVGNKWYYPTKVDLGEKFDGIASWYGPNFHAKKTSNGEIYNMYAHTAAHKTLPMNTVVKVINVENNLSTIVRINDRGPFVSDRIIDLSNAAARDIDMVKKGTASVRLIVLGFGGVISKQYEQSFNANSSKILHKEFKVGESEKSVSGGKFSLQMGAFRNQIGAQTLADKLQAENPNYSVKVAFKDDLYKVLVQGFQSEEEARDFMKKYNQNAVLTRE from the coding sequence ATGGGTTTGGCGTTAAAAAAAGTTTGTTTTTTAGGCGTTATTTTTTTGATTAGCGCTTGTGCGGTTAAAAAAGAGGGAATAAAGAATTTGTCTTATAAGCATGAAAGCTTGCGCGCTTATGAAAACGCTAAAGACTATGATCCGACAACCAAAAAAGCCACCTATAAGCGCAATTTTTTTGAACGCCATTTCAAACACCACTCCGATTCGCAAGATAGCAATACAAAACAACCCCTAGATAACGGCATGCGCGATTCTAGCGCGATCCAAAGAGCCACCATGCGCCCTTATCAAGTGGGGAACAAGTGGTATTACCCCACTAAAGTGGATTTAGGCGAAAAATTTGATGGCATTGCGAGCTGGTATGGCCCCAATTTCCATGCCAAAAAAACCAGTAATGGGGAAATTTATAACATGTATGCCCACACCGCCGCGCACAAGACTTTACCCATGAACACCGTGGTGAAAGTCATCAATGTTGAAAACAATTTAAGCACCATTGTGCGCATCAACGATAGAGGGCCTTTTGTGAGCGATCGCATCATTGATTTATCTAATGCGGCCGCTAGAGATATTGACATGGTTAAAAAAGGCACAGCCAGCGTGCGTCTTATTGTTTTGGGTTTTGGTGGGGTTATCTCCAAGCAATACGAACAATCCTTTAACGCTAACTCTTCAAAGATCTTGCACAAGGAATTTAAAGTCGGCGAGAGCGAAAAAAGCGTGAGCGGAGGGAAATTTTCTTTGCAAATGGGGGCTTTTAGAAACCAAATAGGCGCCCAAACTTTAGCGGATAAATTGCAAGCGGAGAATCCAAATTACAGCGTTAAGGTCGCTTTTAAAGACGATTTGTATAAAGTTTTAGTTCAAGGGTTTCAAAGCGAAGAAGAGGCTAGGGATTTTATGAAAAAATATAACCAGAATGCGGTTTTAACCAGAGAATGA
- a CDS encoding lytic transglycosylase domain-containing protein, which yields MSKRMKCFSQKWLVFFVTHWLLLASLGHAKMAFESNIDTKALEAFGVNASFLSQMPNALKKMNKEEEWKKLVKRFDVNYQFIPIIKNMLIEASVPQEFLFLAMAESKFSSRAYSRKKAVGIWQFMPSTAKELGLKVNHYIDERRDPIKSTQAAITYLKRLYKQTGEWYLVAMAYNYGLRKVQNAIKAAGTSDIKILLDEDKKYLPKETREYIRSILSLALKFNSLDNLKDKEYLLNRGARVSLVGIPFKRHTSLIQVAKNLNLSLETLKSYNHQFRYNILPSKDPTYTIYIPYEKLALFKQRQLKQNKNIQASPKSPFITHVVLPKETLSSIAKRYQVSISSIQLANNLKDSNIFIHQRLIIPTNKKLLATREF from the coding sequence ATGTCAAAAAGAATGAAGTGTTTTAGTCAAAAATGGTTGGTTTTTTTTGTTACCCATTGGCTTTTGTTGGCTTCTTTAGGTCATGCGAAAATGGCTTTTGAATCTAATATTGACACCAAAGCGCTAGAGGCCTTTGGGGTTAATGCGAGCTTTTTATCCCAAATGCCAAACGCTTTAAAAAAAATGAATAAAGAAGAAGAATGGAAAAAGTTAGTCAAAAGATTTGATGTGAATTACCAGTTCATCCCTATCATTAAAAACATGCTCATAGAAGCGAGCGTGCCGCAAGAATTTTTGTTTTTAGCCATGGCAGAGTCTAAATTTTCATCAAGGGCTTATAGTAGGAAAAAAGCGGTAGGGATTTGGCAGTTCATGCCAAGCACGGCTAAAGAATTAGGGCTTAAGGTCAATCATTACATTGATGAAAGAAGAGATCCCATTAAAAGCACTCAAGCAGCGATCACTTATTTGAAACGGCTCTACAAGCAAACCGGGGAGTGGTATTTGGTCGCTATGGCGTATAATTACGGCTTACGCAAGGTTCAAAACGCTATTAAAGCCGCCGGCACTTCAGACATTAAGATTTTGTTGGATGAAGATAAGAAATACCTCCCTAAAGAGACACGAGAGTATATCCGCTCCATTCTAAGCCTGGCGTTGAAATTCAACAGCCTAGACAACCTCAAAGATAAAGAATATCTGCTCAATCGTGGGGCGAGGGTGAGTTTGGTGGGCATCCCGTTTAAAAGGCACACTTCTTTAATCCAAGTGGCCAAAAATTTAAACTTGAGTTTAGAGACCTTAAAATCCTACAACCACCAATTCCGCTATAACATTCTGCCCTCTAAAGACCCAACCTACACCATTTATATCCCTTATGAAAAACTCGCCCTTTTCAAACAACGCCAACTCAAACAAAATAAAAACATTCAAGCCAGTCCTAAAAGCCCTTTCATCACCCATGTGGTCTTGCCTAAAGAAACCTTATCTTCTATCGCTAAACGCTATCAAGTCAGTATTTCCAGTATCCAATTAGCCAATAACCTCAAAGATTCTAATATCTTTATCCACCAACGCTTAATCATCCCTACTAATAAAAAATTACTCGCTACAAGGGAGTTTTAA
- a CDS encoding TatD family hydrolase: MFIDTHCHLDHKDYESDLEEVLKESLEKGVTQCVIPGADMKDLNRAVAISEKFEGVFFAIGAHPYDVESFDESLFEKFVSHQKCVAIGECGLDYYRLPELNERENYKSKQKEIFKKQIEFSIQHNKPLIIHIREASFDSLNLLKSYPEAFGVLHCFNADSMLLELSDRFYYGIGGVSTFKNAKRLVEILPKIPKNRLLLETDSPYLTPHPFRGTRNSPTYIPLIAQKIAEIINIETEELASLSTHNAQTLFSFP; this comes from the coding sequence ATGTTTATCGATACGCATTGCCATTTGGATCACAAGGATTATGAAAGCGATTTAGAAGAAGTGTTAAAAGAAAGCCTAGAAAAAGGCGTTACCCAATGCGTGATTCCGGGCGCAGACATGAAAGATTTGAATAGAGCGGTAGCAATTAGCGAAAAATTTGAAGGCGTGTTTTTTGCCATAGGCGCTCACCCTTATGATGTGGAGAGCTTTGATGAAAGCCTGTTTGAAAAGTTTGTCAGTCATCAAAAATGCGTGGCAATAGGCGAATGCGGGCTGGATTACTACCGCTTGCCTGAATTGAATGAAAGAGAAAATTATAAAAGCAAGCAAAAAGAAATTTTTAAAAAACAGATTGAGTTCTCTATCCAACACAACAAGCCCTTGATTATTCATATTAGAGAGGCGAGTTTTGATAGTTTGAATCTTTTAAAAAGCTATCCTGAAGCTTTTGGGGTGTTGCATTGCTTTAACGCTGATAGCATGCTTTTGGAGCTGAGCGATCGTTTTTATTATGGGATAGGGGGGGTTAGCACTTTTAAAAACGCTAAAAGACTGGTAGAGATCCTCCCTAAAATCCCTAAAAACAGGCTTCTTTTAGAAACGGATTCGCCTTATTTGACCCCACACCCTTTTAGAGGCACTAGGAATAGCCCTACTTATATCCCTTTAATCGCTCAAAAAATTGCCGAAATCATCAACATAGAGACTGAAGAGCTCGCTTCTTTAAGTACGCATAACGCCCAAACGCTCTTTAGTTTCCCCTAA
- the ribE gene encoding riboflavin synthase translates to MFSGLIHQIAKVKSFKNNILSIESDLNPKLGDSVAINGACLTAIESSKTHFSVELSQKTQNSVALENYKDLVHIEPALKADASLDGHFVQGHIDAIGVIEKIIQHSNQVDFFISASKETLLLCVEQGSIAIDGVSLTLSKVEEKGFWLTIIPYTLENTLFKTYKLKRRVNIETDMLVRSVASILKKTKGFEKNFSWNEADALTLGY, encoded by the coding sequence ATGTTCAGCGGTCTAATCCATCAAATAGCTAAAGTGAAAAGTTTTAAAAACAATATTTTAAGCATAGAGAGCGATCTCAATCCCAAGCTTGGCGACAGCGTTGCAATTAATGGGGCGTGTTTGACCGCCATAGAAAGTTCAAAAACGCATTTTAGCGTGGAATTGAGCCAAAAAACCCAAAACAGCGTAGCGTTAGAAAATTACAAGGATTTAGTCCATATTGAGCCAGCCTTAAAAGCCGATGCGAGTTTAGACGGGCATTTTGTGCAAGGGCATATTGACGCTATCGGGGTGATTGAAAAAATCATTCAGCATTCTAATCAAGTGGATTTTTTCATCAGCGCTTCTAAAGAAACGCTTTTATTGTGCGTTGAGCAAGGCTCTATCGCCATTGATGGGGTGAGTTTGACTTTAAGCAAGGTAGAAGAAAAAGGGTTTTGGCTAACGATTATTCCTTACACTTTAGAAAACACCCTTTTTAAGACTTATAAACTCAAACGGCGCGTGAATATTGAAACGGACATGTTAGTCCGCAGCGTTGCGTCTATTTTGAAAAAAACAAAAGGGTTTGAAAAAAATTTCTCTTGGAATGAGGCTGATGCCTTGACTTTAGGGTATTAG
- a CDS encoding FlhB-like flagellar biosynthesis protein has translation MNKTIKAAALAYNMGQDHAPKVIASGVGEVAKRIIQKAKEYDIALFSNPMLVDSLLKVELDCAIPEELYESVVQVFLWLNSVENNAQMSK, from the coding sequence ATGAATAAAACCATAAAAGCCGCCGCTCTAGCCTATAACATGGGGCAAGATCATGCCCCAAAAGTGATCGCAAGCGGTGTGGGTGAAGTGGCTAAAAGGATCATTCAAAAAGCTAAAGAATACGATATAGCGCTCTTTTCTAACCCCATGCTGGTGGATTCGCTTTTAAAAGTGGAATTAGATTGCGCGATACCTGAAGAATTGTATGAAAGCGTGGTGCAAGTGTTTTTATGGCTCAATAGCGTAGAAAATAACGCGCAAATGTCCAAGTGA
- a CDS encoding methionine ABC transporter ATP-binding protein, with product MVVELKNIEKIYENGFHALKGVNLELKKGDILGVIGYSGAGKSTLIRLINCLERPSSGEVLVNGVNLLGLKPKELQKARQKIGMIFQHFNLLSAKNVFENVAFALEIARWEKNKIQSRVHELLELVGLEDKMHFYPKQLSGGQKQRVAIARSLANCPNLLLCDEATSALDSKTTHSILTLLSGIQKKFDLSIVFITHEIEVVKELCNQMCVISSGEIVERGSVEEIFANPKHAVTKELLGIKNEHADQKSQDVYRIVFLGEHLDEPIISNLIRRFKIDVSIISGNIEELTTKDIGYLVVRFLGSVAEIQRALEYLNALGLQVEKLKD from the coding sequence ATGGTAGTGGAATTAAAAAACATTGAAAAGATTTATGAAAACGGGTTTCATGCTTTAAAAGGCGTGAATTTGGAATTGAAAAAAGGCGATATTTTAGGCGTGATAGGCTATTCAGGGGCGGGGAAATCCACGCTCATTCGCTTGATCAATTGTTTGGAACGCCCCAGTTCTGGCGAAGTTTTAGTCAATGGGGTCAATCTGTTGGGGTTAAAGCCTAAAGAATTGCAAAAAGCGCGCCAAAAAATAGGCATGATTTTCCAGCATTTCAATTTATTGAGCGCTAAAAATGTGTTTGAAAATGTCGCTTTCGCTCTAGAAATCGCCCGATGGGAAAAAAATAAGATCCAATCCAGGGTGCATGAATTGTTGGAATTAGTGGGGCTAGAAGATAAAATGCATTTTTATCCTAAACAGCTAAGCGGTGGGCAAAAACAACGAGTGGCGATCGCTAGGAGTTTAGCGAATTGCCCTAATTTGTTGCTTTGCGATGAAGCCACATCTGCTTTGGATTCTAAAACCACGCATTCTATTTTAACGCTTTTAAGTGGCATTCAAAAAAAGTTTGATTTGAGCATCGTTTTCATCACGCATGAAATTGAAGTGGTTAAAGAATTGTGCAATCAAATGTGTGTGATCAGCAGTGGCGAAATCGTGGAAAGAGGCTCAGTGGAAGAAATTTTTGCTAACCCTAAACATGCCGTTACTAAAGAATTGCTTGGCATCAAAAACGAGCATGCGGATCAAAAATCGCAAGACGTTTATCGCATCGTGTTTTTAGGGGAGCATTTAGACGAGCCGATCATTTCTAATTTGATCAGGCGTTTTAAAATAGACGTGAGCATCATTTCAGGCAATATTGAAGAGCTTACGACTAAAGATATAGGGTATTTAGTGGTGCGGTTTTTAGGCAGTGTTGCAGAGATTCAAAGGGCTTTAGAGTATTTAAACGCTTTAGGCTTACAAGTGGAAAAATTAAAGGATTAA
- the metI gene encoding methionine ABC transporter permease, translating to MISQMLIQATLETLYMVFVASFLAVVFGLPLGVLLLVSKKGHLLNKPFLHKILDTSINMTRSFPFIILIILLLPLSRFLIGTSIGSSASIIPLAISAIPFVAKLFENSLMEVEHGKIETTLSLGASHLEVIKMMLLESLPSLVNNITITLISLIGYSAMAGALGAGGLGDLAIRIGYQSYRGDVLFYAVVVIIVLVQIIQSMGDYVVKRLRKHKY from the coding sequence ATGATTTCTCAAATGCTCATTCAAGCCACGCTAGAAACGCTTTATATGGTGTTTGTGGCGAGCTTTTTGGCGGTTGTTTTTGGCTTGCCTTTGGGGGTTTTATTGTTAGTGAGTAAAAAAGGGCATTTGTTAAACAAACCCTTTTTGCATAAAATTTTAGACACTTCTATCAACATGACTCGCTCTTTCCCTTTTATCATTCTCATTATTTTGCTCTTGCCTTTATCGCGCTTTTTGATTGGCACAAGCATTGGCTCTAGCGCGAGCATTATCCCATTAGCCATTTCAGCCATTCCTTTTGTCGCAAAGCTTTTTGAAAATTCTTTAATGGAAGTAGAGCATGGCAAGATTGAAACCACTTTAAGCTTAGGAGCGTCTCATTTGGAAGTCATTAAAATGATGCTTTTAGAGAGCCTGCCCTCTTTAGTGAATAATATCACCATCACCTTAATTTCTTTAATAGGCTATTCGGCTATGGCGGGAGCGTTAGGGGCCGGGGGCTTGGGGGATTTAGCCATTAGGATTGGCTATCAAAGTTATAGGGGCGATGTGCTTTTTTATGCGGTGGTTGTGATTATTGTTTTAGTGCAAATCATTCAAAGCATGGGGGATTATGTGGTGAAACGCCTAAGAAAGCATAAGTATTAG
- the lpxF gene encoding lipid A 4'-phosphatase, protein MKKLKGLFLILLLWVYPLRSEPINEGAYILEEIGDVLRFLPIFVGTVSLAMRDYRGLGELAVGTLVTQGVIYGLKGAFSNAHKDGARVEFAKRPCCNSWRGMPSGHAGGAFSAAGFVYYRYGWKPALPVIALAILTDASRVVAGQHTILQVTIGSLIAWGFAYLFTSRYKPKQWMLYPEISSDFKGSSRYGVSFSYQW, encoded by the coding sequence ATGAAAAAGCTCAAAGGTCTTTTTTTGATCCTGCTCTTATGGGTATATCCTTTAAGGAGTGAGCCGATCAATGAGGGGGCATACATTTTAGAAGAGATTGGCGATGTGCTCAGGTTTTTGCCTATTTTTGTCGGCACGGTCAGTTTGGCGATGCGCGATTATAGAGGTTTAGGGGAATTAGCGGTCGGCACATTAGTCACTCAAGGAGTGATTTATGGCCTTAAAGGAGCTTTTAGCAACGCCCATAAAGATGGGGCTAGAGTGGAATTTGCCAAACGCCCGTGCTGTAATTCTTGGAGAGGCATGCCAAGCGGGCATGCTGGGGGGGCGTTTAGCGCGGCTGGGTTTGTGTATTACCGCTATGGGTGGAAGCCGGCTCTTCCTGTGATCGCTCTTGCAATCCTCACTGACGCTAGCAGAGTGGTGGCAGGACAACACACGATCTTGCAAGTTACGATCGGCAGCCTTATCGCATGGGGGTTTGCTTATTTATTCACTTCACGCTACAAACCCAAGCAATGGATGCTCTATCCTGAAATCTCTAGCGATTTTAAGGGCAGTAGCCGCTATGGGGTGAGCTTTTCTTATCAATGGTAA
- a CDS encoding glycosyltransferase family 4 protein, with product MLWVLYFLTSLFICSLIILWSKKSMLFVDNANKIQGFHHTRTPRAGGLGIFLSFALACYFEPFEMPFKGFFVFLGLLLVFLSGFLEDINLSLSPKIRLILQAVGVVCIISSTPLVVSDFSPLFSLPYFIAFLFAIFMLVGISNAINIIDGFNGLASGICAITLLVIHYIDPGSLSCLLAYMVLGFMVLNFPLGKIFLGDGGAYFLGLVCGISLLHLSLEQKISVFFGLNLMLYPVIEVLFSILRRKIKRQKATMPDNLHLHTLLFKFLQQRSFNYPNPLCAFILILCNLPFILISVLFRLNSYALIVISLVFIACYLIGYAYLNRQVCALEKRAFQ from the coding sequence GTGTTGTGGGTGCTATATTTTTTAACCAGTTTATTTATTTGCTCGTTGATTATTTTGTGGTCTAAAAAATCCATGCTTTTTGTGGATAACGCTAATAAAATACAAGGCTTTCATCATACAAGAACCCCACGAGCCGGGGGGCTTGGGATCTTTCTTTCTTTTGCGTTGGCTTGTTATTTTGAACCTTTTGAGATGCCTTTTAAGGGGTTTTTTGTTTTTTTGGGTTTGTTATTGGTGTTTTTAAGCGGTTTTTTAGAAGACATTAACCTTTCATTAAGCCCCAAAATACGCCTTATTTTGCAAGCCGTAGGGGTCGTTTGCATCATCTCATCAACGCCTTTAGTGGTGAGCGATTTTTCGCCCCTTTTTAGCTTGCCTTATTTTATCGCTTTTTTATTCGCTATCTTTATGCTGGTGGGTATCAGTAACGCTATTAATATTATTGATGGGTTTAACGGGCTTGCATCAGGGATTTGCGCGATTACTCTTTTAGTCATCCATTATATAGATCCTGGCAGTTTGTCTTGTTTGCTCGCTTACATGGTGCTTGGGTTTATGGTGTTAAATTTCCCTTTAGGAAAGATTTTTTTAGGCGATGGAGGGGCGTATTTTTTGGGCTTGGTGTGCGGGATCTCCCTTTTACATTTGAGTTTAGAGCAAAAAATCAGCGTGTTTTTTGGGCTCAATTTAATGCTTTATCCGGTCATAGAAGTGCTTTTTAGTATCCTAAGGCGCAAAATAAAACGCCAGAAAGCTACCATGCCAGACAACTTGCATTTGCACACCCTTTTATTTAAATTCTTGCAACAACGCTCTTTCAATTACCCTAACCCTTTATGCGCGTTTATCCTTATTCTATGCAACTTGCCTTTTATTTTAATCAGCGTCTTATTCCGCTTAAATTCTTACGCGCTCATTGTCATTAGTCTGGTCTTTATCGCATGCTATTTAATAGGCTATGCTTATTTGAATAGGCAAGTTTGCGCCTTAGAAAAGCGAGCGTTTCAATGA
- the pdxJ gene encoding pyridoxine 5'-phosphate synthase encodes MRFGLNIDHIVTLREIRKTYEPEILEALFIAKNTHKVDLITIHLREDKRHIQNEDVLRLLEISPLPINIECSINAAITDFLCSLKNKPSKVTIVPENRNEVTTEGGLDCSLKGLGEVIRAYHNKGVEVSLFVDPLKDALHFAKEHQVKQVEFHTGVYANLHNALYSNANNQIHAISALKDKSPKELKEELHNAFLQLRKMSKEAFFMGITACAGHGLNYSNVKELLKIPSLRELNIGHSVISKAVLVGLEKAILEMAQLIKR; translated from the coding sequence ATGCGTTTTGGATTGAACATTGATCACATTGTTACTTTAAGAGAGATAAGAAAAACTTATGAGCCTGAGATTTTAGAAGCCCTATTCATCGCTAAAAACACCCACAAAGTGGATTTAATCACCATTCATTTGAGAGAAGACAAACGGCACATTCAAAATGAAGATGTTTTGAGATTGCTTGAAATAAGCCCTTTGCCTATCAATATTGAATGCTCTATCAATGCAGCCATCACTGATTTTTTATGCTCTTTGAAAAATAAGCCGAGTAAGGTTACAATCGTGCCTGAAAACAGAAATGAGGTTACGACAGAGGGGGGGTTGGATTGCTCATTAAAGGGGTTAGGAGAGGTGATTAGAGCGTATCACAATAAAGGCGTTGAAGTGTCTTTGTTTGTTGATCCTTTAAAAGACGCCCTGCATTTTGCAAAGGAGCATCAAGTCAAGCAAGTGGAGTTCCACACTGGGGTGTATGCGAATTTGCACAACGCTCTATATTCTAACGCTAACAATCAAATCCATGCCATTAGCGCACTCAAAGACAAAAGCCCTAAAGAATTGAAAGAAGAATTGCACAACGCCTTTTTGCAATTAAGAAAAATGAGTAAAGAAGCGTTTTTTATGGGTATCACGGCGTGTGCGGGGCATGGGTTGAATTATTCTAATGTGAAAGAATTGTTAAAAATCCCCTCTTTAAGAGAGCTTAATATCGGTCATAGCGTGATTTCAAAAGCGGTTTTAGTGGGTTTAGAAAAAGCGATTTTAGAAATGGCACAACTCATCAAGCGATAA
- the pdxA gene encoding 4-hydroxythreonine-4-phosphate dehydrogenase: MAKKKIAISCGDIQGVGLELILKSHKEVSAFCEPLYLVDGELLERANQLLHNAYEAKTLNTLAIHSPLPLLNSSTIGKVSAQSGAYSFESFKKACELADSKEVDGICTLPINKLAWQQAQIPFVGHTDFLKQRYKDHQIIMMLGCSKLFVGLFSDHVPLGAVSQLIQVKALVKFLLAFQKSTQAQIVQVCGFNPHAGEEGLFGEEDEKILKAIQKSNQTLGFECFLGPLPADSAFAPNKRKITPFYVSMSHDVGLAPLKALYFDESINVSLNAPILRTSTDHGTAFDIAYQNKASNKSYLNAIKYLA; encoded by the coding sequence ATGGCTAAAAAGAAAATTGCGATCAGTTGCGGGGATATTCAAGGCGTAGGCTTAGAATTGATTCTAAAAAGCCATAAGGAAGTGAGCGCGTTTTGTGAGCCGTTGTATCTTGTTGATGGCGAACTTTTAGAGCGGGCCAATCAATTGCTTCATAACGCTTATGAAGCTAAAACGCTTAACACGCTCGCTATCCATTCCCCCTTACCCTTATTAAACTCTAGCACGATAGGCAAAGTCAGCGCTCAAAGCGGGGCGTATAGTTTTGAGAGTTTTAAAAAGGCTTGTGAGTTAGCAGATAGTAAAGAAGTGGATGGCATTTGCACTTTGCCTATCAACAAACTCGCATGGCAACAAGCTCAAATCCCTTTTGTGGGGCATACCGATTTTTTAAAACAACGCTATAAAGATCATCAAATTATTATGATGCTTGGGTGTTCAAAACTCTTTGTGGGGCTATTTAGCGACCATGTGCCTTTAGGGGCGGTTTCTCAACTCATTCAAGTTAAAGCGTTAGTTAAGTTTTTATTAGCGTTTCAAAAAAGCACTCAAGCTCAAATCGTTCAAGTGTGTGGTTTTAACCCCCATGCGGGCGAAGAGGGCTTGTTTGGGGAAGAAGATGAAAAGATTTTAAAAGCCATTCAAAAGAGCAACCAAACGCTGGGCTTTGAATGCTTTTTGGGGCCACTGCCCGCTGATAGCGCTTTTGCCCCTAATAAACGAAAGATAACCCCCTTTTATGTGAGCATGAGTCATGATGTGGGGCTAGCCCCTTTAAAAGCTCTCTATTTTGATGAAAGCATTAATGTGAGTTTGAACGCCCCCATTTTACGCACCTCCACTGACCACGGCACAGCGTTTGACATTGCTTATCAAAACAAAGCGAGCAACAAAAGCTATTTGAATGCAATTAAATATTTGGCTTAA